In the Clostridium cellulovorans 743B genome, CGTCGCCTTCTTAACATTTTCTCTTTCAGGCCATGTAATTCTTTTAATTTCAGCTTTTATCTCTCTAAGAACTCTAGAGAAAAAGTTACCATTTTTTCTCGTTGTTTGTGTTTTTTGCTCATTAACAGCCATATCCTTCACACCCTATTATCATATTAACACTTTAATTGAATTATTTTGTTTCTTTGTGAACAGTA is a window encoding:
- the secE gene encoding preprotein translocase subunit SecE, whose translation is MAVNEQKTQTTRKNGNFFSRVLREIKAEIKRITWPERENVKKATKSVLLFTIFFAVLIGLLDLGLNNLYKLIFK